From a region of the Nonlabens sp. Hel1_33_55 genome:
- a CDS encoding glycosyltransferase family 2 protein, with product MKLSVIILNYNARVFLELCVESVLRATQHLDAEVIVADNDSTDDSIERLLRIFPQVKVIRLDDNYGFSKGNNVAVEQARGEYICLVNPDVIVGEQVFENCLAFFNKKDQEVNAEPNLNIKAEAKSGFLGIKLIDGSGKYLPESKRRIPTRKGILKKMLGFSDSYYDQRIQEDENGPTEILVGAFLMTRKSVYLELGGLDERYFMYGEDIDLTYTATKYGFHNYYLGSETAIHFKGESTVKDAKYLERFYGAMYLFYEKHYPNGKWLSKFLKFAAPKLLGNKKPEAPQEVDQLPLVCVTNDDEYQPEWAERSMSFNDFTSEKDKSCKYVFDLDSLDNSNLIQNMNRTSGITCKYRFLNPNRTAYAGSDSSSYRGEVRIL from the coding sequence ATGAAACTCTCTGTCATCATTTTAAATTACAATGCACGAGTCTTTCTGGAATTGTGTGTTGAAAGTGTGCTGCGCGCAACGCAACATTTGGATGCAGAGGTGATTGTAGCAGACAACGATTCTACAGATGATAGCATTGAGAGACTTCTGCGCATATTTCCTCAAGTCAAAGTAATAAGGCTAGATGACAATTATGGCTTCTCAAAAGGCAACAATGTCGCGGTTGAGCAGGCTAGAGGTGAATACATCTGCCTCGTGAATCCTGATGTGATTGTTGGAGAACAAGTATTTGAAAATTGCCTAGCTTTCTTTAATAAAAAGGATCAAGAAGTTAACGCTGAACCAAATCTAAATATAAAAGCGGAAGCAAAATCAGGCTTCTTAGGCATCAAACTCATAGATGGTAGCGGAAAGTATCTACCAGAAAGCAAACGACGTATTCCAACTAGAAAAGGAATTTTGAAAAAGATGCTGGGCTTCTCTGATAGCTATTATGACCAGCGCATTCAAGAAGATGAAAACGGTCCAACCGAAATATTAGTCGGTGCTTTTCTCATGACGAGAAAGTCTGTTTACTTAGAACTGGGCGGTCTTGATGAACGCTATTTTATGTACGGCGAGGATATTGACCTCACATACACAGCGACTAAATACGGATTCCATAACTATTATCTAGGTAGTGAAACTGCTATTCATTTTAAGGGAGAAAGTACCGTTAAAGATGCCAAATATCTAGAGCGATTTTATGGTGCGATGTACCTCTTCTATGAAAAGCATTATCCTAACGGGAAATGGTTGAGCAAGTTTTTGAAGTTTGCAGCTCCTAAACTTTTAGGCAATAAGAAACCGGAAGCACCTCAAGAGGTTGATCAACTACCATTAGTATGCGTTACAAATGATGATGAATATCAGCCGGAATGGGCAGAACGATCCATGTCTTTTAATGATTTTACATCTGAGAAGGATAAGAGCTGTAAGTATGTTTTTGATTTGGATAGTTTGGATAATTCTAATCTGATTCAAAATATGAATCGCACTAGCGGAATTACTTGCAAATACAGATTTCTAAACCCAAATAGAACAGCATACGCAGGCAGTGATTCTAGTTCTTATCGCGGTGAGGTAAGGATCCTTTAA